A stretch of Onychomys torridus chromosome 2, mOncTor1.1, whole genome shotgun sequence DNA encodes these proteins:
- the Tesk1 gene encoding dual specificity testis-specific protein kinase 1, with the protein MAGERPPLRGPGPGEAPGEGPGGAGGGPGRGRPSSYRALRSAVSSLARVDDFDCAEKIGAGFFSEVYKVRHRQSGQVMVLKMNKLPSNRSNTLREVQLMNRLRHPNILRFMGVCVHQGQLHALTEYMNGGTLEQLLSSPEPLSWPVRLHLALDIAQGLRYLHAKGVFHRDLTSKNCLVRREDGGFTAVVGDFGLAEKIPVYREGASKEPLAVVGSPYWMAPEVLRGELYDEKADVFAFGIVLCELIARVPADPDYLPRTEDFGLDVPAFRTLVGNDCPLPFLLLAIHCCSMEPSTRAPFSEITQHLEQILEQLPDPAPLSKMPLSKAPLTYNQGSVPRGDPSATLPRPDPRLSRSRSDLSLPPSPESPPSWGDTLTRVNPFSLREDLRGGKIKLLDTPCKPATLLPLVRPSPLTSTQLPLVTTPETLVQPDTPARRCRSLPSSPELPRRMETALPGPGPAPMGPSAEEKMECEGSSPEPEPPGPAPQLPLAVATDNFISTCSSASQPWSPRSGPPLNNNPPAVVVNSPQGWAGEPWNRAQHSLPRAAALERTEPSPPPSAPREPEEGLPCPGCCLGPFSFGFLSMCPRPTPAVARYRNLNCEAGSLLCHRGHHAKPPTPSLQLPGARS; encoded by the exons ATGGCCGGGGAACGGCCCCCACTGCGGGGCCCCGGGCCGGGAGAGGCGCCGGGGGAGGGGCCGGGGGGCGCAGGCGGAGGCCCGGGCAGGGGCCGGCCCTCGTCCTACCGGGCCCTCCGCAGCGCCGTGTCCAGCCTGGCGCGTGTGGACGATTTCGACTGCGCAGAGAAGATCGGGGCCGGTTTCTTCTCTGAGGTCTACAAG GTTCGGCACCGACAGTCGGGGCAAGTCATGGTGCTGAAGATGAACAAGCTTCCCAGTAACCGGAGCAACACGCTAAGAGAGGTGCAGCTGATGAACCGGCTCCGGCACCCCAACATCCTCAG GTTCATGGGGGTCTGTGTGCACCAGGGGCAGCTGCACGCTCTTACGGAG TATATGAATGGGGGTACCCTGGAACAGCTGCTCAGCTCCCCGGAACCCCTGTCCTGGCCAGTCAGGCTCCACCTAGCACTGGACATTGCCCAAGGCCTACGGTACCTACATGCCAAAGGTGTGTTTCACCGAGACCTCACATCCAAG aactGTCTGGTCCGAAGGGAAGACGGAGGCTTCACAGCTGTCGTGGGTGATTTCGGACTGGCTGAGAAGATTCCTGTGTATAG GGAAGGGGCAAGCAAGGAGCCATTGGCTGTGGTGGGCTCCCCATACTGGATGGCTCCAGAGGTGTTGCGGGGAGAGCTGTATGATGAGAAG GCCGATGTCTTCGCCTTTGGGATCGTCCTCTGTGAACTCATTGCCCGAGTACCTGCGGACCCTGACTACCTACCCCGTACTGAG GACTTTGGCCTGGATGTGCCTGCTTTTCGAACACTGGTGGGAAATGACTGCCCACTGCCTTTCCTGCTTCTGGCCATCCACTGCTGCAGT ATGGAACCCAGCACCCGTGCCCCTTTTTCCGAGATCACCCAGCACCTGGAGCAGATCCTGGAGCAGCTGCCTGATCCTGCTCCCCTCTCCAAGATGCCCCTCTCTAAGGCTCCCTTAACATACAATCAGG GGTCTGTTCCAAGAGGAGATCCCTCCGCCACGCTTCCCAGGCCAGATCCCCGGCTCTCCCGCAGCCGCTCCGACCTCTCCCTGCCACCCTCACCAGAGTCACCCCCCAGCTGGGGGGACACTCTGACACGAGTCAACCCCTTCTCGCTGCGGGAAGACCTCAGGGGTGGCAAGATCAAACTCCTGGACACACCCTGCAAGCCAGCCACTCTGCTGCCCCTGGTACGGCCATCACCACTGACCTCCACCCAGCTGCCCTTGGTGACCACTCCAGAGACCCTGGTCCAGCCTGACACACCCGCCCGCCGCTGTCGCTCTCTACCTTCATCCCCTGAGCTCCCCCGACGGATGGAGACTGCACTGCCAGGTCCTGGCCCTGCCCCCATGGGCCCCTCAGCTGAAGAGAAGATGGAGTGTGAGGGCAGCAGCCCTGAGCCAGAACCCCCGGGGCCAGCTCCCCAGCTGCCTCTGGCTGTGGCCACCGACAACTTCATCAGTACTTGCTCCTCAGCCTCTCAACCCTGGTCTCCTAGATCAGGACCTCCCCTCAATAATAACCCCCCTGCTGTGGTGGTCAATTCCCCACAAGGATGGGCTGGGGAGCCCTGGAACCGAGCACAGCATAGCCTTCCCCGGGCAGCAGCCCTGGAGCGGACAGAACCCTCGCCACCCCCTTCAGCTCCCCGGGAGCCTGAGGAGGGCCTGCCCTGCCCTGGCTGCTGCCTTGGCCCCTTCAGCTTTGGCTTCCTATCCATGtgcccccgccccaccccagcTGTTGCCCGCTACCGCAACCTGAACTGTGAGGCGGGCAGTCTTCTCTGCCACCGAGGGCACCATGCCAAGCCACCCACACCCAGCCTGCAGCTGCCTGGGGCACGCTCTTAG